Within the Solwaraspora sp. WMMA2056 genome, the region CGGCCGAGACCGACGCCTTCCTCACCGCGATGACCGATCTGGCCGCGACCACAGACCTGACAGCGGCGGGGGACCTGGCCGCGACCACAGACCTGACGGCGGCGGGGGACCTGGCCGCCACGACCGGGAACGGAGTGACCCGATGAGCCGCACCGCGCGGGTGGAACGCACCACGGCCGAGACGAAGGTACTGGTCGAGCTGGACCTGGACGGCACCGGTGCGGCCGACATCAGCACCGGGGTCGGCTTCTACGACCACATGCTGCACCAGATCGCCCGGCACGGCGGCTTCGACCTGACCGTGCAGACCGTCGGCGACCTGGAGATCGACGCGCACCATACGATGGAGGACACCGCCATCGCGCTGGGCACGGCGCTGCGTCAGGCGCTGGGCGACAAGGCCGGCATCCGCCGGTACGGCTCGGCCACCATCCCGATGGACGAGGTCCTGGTCCGCGCGGCGGTCGACCTGTCCGGCCGGCCGTACGTGGTGCACGACGAGCCGGTGCTGGCGCCGTACATCGGGCCGGTCTACCCGACCAGCATGACCCGGCACATCTGGGAGTCGCTGGGCCACTCCGCGCTGATCACCTTGCATGTGTCGGTGCTGCGGGCGGCCCGCGACGGCGGGCACCCGGACGCCCACCACGTCGTCGAGACGCAGTTCAAGGCGGTGTCCCGGGCGCTGCGCGAGGCCGTGTCGATCGACCCGCGTACCGCCGGGACGGTGCCCAGCACCAAGGGCGCGTTGTAACGTGGGCAGCTTCCTGCCGGTGGCGCTGTTCGCGCTCGCCGGGGTGCTCGTCGGTGGTGCCTGGTCGCTGCACCGCCAGGGCGCCGGCCGGGGTACCGTCGCCCTGGCGGCTGTCCTCGCCGTGCTGGCTGCCGCCGGCGGGGTGTTCTGGCTGCTTCCCGGAGGTGACTGATGTCCCCGCGTCCGCCGCGTGTCGTGGTGCTCGACTACGGCTCCGGTAACCTGCGCTCCGCCGAGCGGGCGTTGGCCGCCGCCGGAGCCGAGGTGACGGTGACGGCCGACCTGGCCGCCGCCGAGGCCGCCGACGGCCTGGTGGTGCCGGGAGTGGGCGCGTACGCCGCCTGCATGGCCGGCATCGACGACCTGGGGGCCGCCCCGGTGATCGCCCGGCGGGTCGCCGCCGGTCGGCCGGTGCTCGGCATCTGTGTGGGCATGCAGATCCTCTTCGAGTACGGGGAGGAGCACGGCGTGGTCACCAAGGGCCTCGGTCTGCTGCCGGGCGGGGTACGCCGGCTGCCTGCCCAGCGGGTGCCGCACATGGGTTGGAACACCGTGGCGGTGCCGGCCGGCAGCGTGCTGTTCGCCGGGTTGCCCGACGACGCCCGGTTCTACTTCGTGCACTCGTACGCGGCACTGGTCACCGACCCGCTCGACGCGGTGGGTGCCCTGTCCACCACGGCCGACCACGAGGGGCGGTTCGTGGCGGCGGTCGAGCGGGGCCCGCTGTCGGCGACCCAGTTCCACCCGGAGAAGTCCGCCGCGACCGGAGCCACCCTGCTGGGCAACTGGCTGGCCACGCTCACGTCGGTGCCGGCCGGCCCGTCCGGTGAGTACGGCCCACCCGGGGTGTCCGGTGAGTAAGGAACGGGCCCGCCGCCGCGAGCAGCGGCTGGCCGAGGCACAGCGGGAGCGGGCGGCGCAGGTCCGCCGTACCTCGCGTCGGCAGCGTCGCCGGGCGGCGCTGCAGCGGCTCACCCCGCGCCGGCCGGGTGGCCGTACCGGACGGTTGTTCATCCGGCGCAGCCGCGCCGAGCGGGCCGGGATCGCGGTGCTCACCGTGGCGGTGCTGGCCGTGATCTGGCTGGCCGTGCCGGACCTGGCGTTGCGTCTGCTGTTGATCGCCGTACTGCTGCTCGTCGCGCCGGCCGCCGTGGTGATCGCCCTCGGCCGGCGTACCTGATTCCATCATCATTCGAGGAGATCTCCGTGACGCTTGCCCTGCTTCCCGCCGTCGATGTCGCCGACGGCCAGGCGGTCCGCCTGGTCCAGGGCGCCGCCGGTAGTGAGACCTCCTACGGCGACCCGTTGGAGGCGGCGCTGGCCTGGCAGCGTGACGGGGCGCAGTGGATCCACCTGGTGGACCTGGACGCCGCGTTCGGTCGGGGCAGCAACGCCCACCTGCTGGCCGAGGTGGTCCGGCAGATCGACGTGGCGGTGGAGCTGTCCGGCGGGATCCGTGACGACGAGTCGCTGGCCGCCGCCCTGGGCACCGGCGCGGCGCGGGTCAACATCGGCACCGCCGCGCTGGAGGATCCGCTCTGGTGCGACCGGGTCGTCGCCGAGTACGGCGACCGGGTGGCGATCGGGCTGGACGTACGGGGCCGTACCCTCGCCGCCCGGGGCTGGACCCGCGACGGTGGCGACCTGTTCGAGGTCCTGGAGCGGTTGGACAAGGCGGGTGCCGCCCGGTACGTGGTCACCGACATCACCAAGGACGGCACCATGCGCGGACCGAA harbors:
- the hisB gene encoding imidazoleglycerol-phosphate dehydratase HisB, coding for MSRTARVERTTAETKVLVELDLDGTGAADISTGVGFYDHMLHQIARHGGFDLTVQTVGDLEIDAHHTMEDTAIALGTALRQALGDKAGIRRYGSATIPMDEVLVRAAVDLSGRPYVVHDEPVLAPYIGPVYPTSMTRHIWESLGHSALITLHVSVLRAARDGGHPDAHHVVETQFKAVSRALREAVSIDPRTAGTVPSTKGAL
- the hisH gene encoding imidazole glycerol phosphate synthase subunit HisH, which encodes MSPRPPRVVVLDYGSGNLRSAERALAAAGAEVTVTADLAAAEAADGLVVPGVGAYAACMAGIDDLGAAPVIARRVAAGRPVLGICVGMQILFEYGEEHGVVTKGLGLLPGGVRRLPAQRVPHMGWNTVAVPAGSVLFAGLPDDARFYFVHSYAALVTDPLDAVGALSTTADHEGRFVAAVERGPLSATQFHPEKSAATGATLLGNWLATLTSVPAGPSGEYGPPGVSGE
- the priA gene encoding bifunctional 1-(5-phosphoribosyl)-5-((5-phosphoribosylamino)methylideneamino)imidazole-4-carboxamide isomerase/phosphoribosylanthranilate isomerase PriA — translated: MTLALLPAVDVADGQAVRLVQGAAGSETSYGDPLEAALAWQRDGAQWIHLVDLDAAFGRGSNAHLLAEVVRQIDVAVELSGGIRDDESLAAALGTGAARVNIGTAALEDPLWCDRVVAEYGDRVAIGLDVRGRTLAARGWTRDGGDLFEVLERLDKAGAARYVVTDITKDGTMRGPNLDLLREVCARTDAPVIASGGVSTLDDLRALATLEPVGVEGVIAGKALYAGAFTVAEALATLREADATGGRS